One Acidobacteriota bacterium DNA segment encodes these proteins:
- a CDS encoding dihydroorotate dehydrogenase electron transfer subunit, giving the protein MALRTYRVVDNDRTGPYSTLTLQGEVAASQPGQFYMLRGDWGADPLLGRPISILGEDAEDGTVRFLVKEVGEGTRRLCSLEPGAKVFGLGPLGRPFPLPPPGAAPAALVGGGVGVPPMVYLAARLAERALPFRFFQGARTAADLLCLEDLARAGVDPVLTTEDGSLGLRGLVTEPLRERLAECSTVYACGPEGMLKAVQALCDGRVPSYLSLEARMGCGYGVCLGCVVPVERNGRRAYERVCAEGPVFEGEVVRWA; this is encoded by the coding sequence ATGGCGCTCCGCACCTACCGCGTGGTGGACAACGACCGCACGGGACCGTACTCGACCCTCACCCTCCAAGGAGAGGTGGCGGCTTCTCAGCCGGGCCAGTTCTACATGCTTCGGGGTGATTGGGGGGCGGACCCGCTCCTCGGACGTCCCATATCGATCCTCGGGGAGGACGCGGAGGACGGAACGGTCCGGTTCCTCGTCAAGGAGGTCGGTGAGGGCACGCGCCGCCTGTGCTCCCTCGAGCCGGGGGCGAAGGTCTTCGGCCTGGGCCCCCTGGGCCGGCCCTTTCCCCTTCCGCCGCCGGGGGCCGCGCCGGCCGCGTTGGTGGGCGGAGGCGTGGGGGTGCCGCCCATGGTTTACCTGGCCGCGCGCCTGGCCGAGCGGGCGCTCCCCTTTCGCTTCTTCCAGGGGGCCAGGACGGCGGCAGACCTGCTCTGCCTGGAGGACCTCGCCAGGGCGGGCGTGGACCCCGTGCTGACCACCGAAGACGGCAGCCTCGGCCTTCGCGGCCTGGTGACGGAGCCCCTCCGCGAACGCCTGGCGGAGTGTTCCACCGTGTACGCTTGCGGGCCCGAGGGAATGCTCAAGGCCGTCCAGGCCCTCTGCGACGGAAGGGTCCCCTCCTACCTCAGCCTCGAAGCGCGCATGGGGTGCGGCTACGGCGTGTGCCTCGGGTGCGTGGTGCCCGTGGAGCGGAACGGAAGGAGGGCGTACGAGCGGGTCTGCGCCGAAGGTCCGGTCTTCGAAGGGGAGGTGGTGCGATGGGCGTGA
- a CDS encoding type II glyceraldehyde-3-phosphate dehydrogenase translates to MGRKARVAINGYGVIGKRVADAVRLQPDMELVGVSDVTGDYRVQVAEVHGIQVYAMTEEYRESMQSAGVRVKGLLTDLLQKVDVVVDCTPRSVAAKNKVVYDDFKVKSIFQGAEKHALTGHSFVAQANYETALGRSSTRVVSCNTTSIVRTLGALQKAGLVKKGYGTLARRAVDPWTTHSKGIMNTIVPELHVPSHQAPDARTILPDLNVTTMAILTPQTISHCHVWQIEMPRAASRDEVLEILMNTPRLAFVRAADGVTALNCNVELVHDLGRSRGDMWEVVVWEDILDTCGNELYLFYQVHNMSIVVPENVDAIRALTGIQKDGAKSMEITDGTMGIVKDLLRSGKRALPHPLA, encoded by the coding sequence ATGGGCCGGAAAGCGCGCGTGGCGATCAATGGGTACGGGGTCATCGGAAAGCGGGTGGCGGACGCGGTGCGTCTCCAGCCGGACATGGAGCTGGTGGGTGTCTCGGACGTCACGGGCGATTACCGCGTGCAGGTGGCGGAGGTCCACGGCATCCAGGTGTACGCCATGACCGAGGAGTACCGGGAATCCATGCAGAGCGCGGGCGTCCGCGTGAAGGGGCTCCTGACGGACCTGCTTCAGAAGGTGGATGTGGTGGTGGATTGCACCCCCCGGTCCGTGGCGGCCAAGAACAAGGTCGTTTACGACGACTTCAAGGTGAAGTCCATCTTCCAGGGGGCCGAGAAGCACGCCCTCACGGGGCATTCCTTCGTGGCCCAGGCCAACTACGAGACCGCCCTCGGCCGTTCCTCCACCCGCGTGGTCTCCTGCAACACGACGTCGATCGTGCGGACCCTCGGGGCCCTTCAGAAGGCCGGGCTCGTGAAGAAGGGCTACGGAACCCTGGCCCGCCGCGCCGTGGATCCCTGGACCACCCACTCCAAGGGGATCATGAACACCATCGTCCCCGAACTCCACGTGCCCAGCCACCAGGCCCCCGATGCCCGCACCATCCTCCCCGACCTGAACGTCACCACCATGGCGATCCTCACTCCCCAGACCATCAGCCACTGCCACGTCTGGCAAATCGAGATGCCCCGGGCCGCCTCCCGGGACGAAGTGCTCGAGATCCTCATGAACACGCCCCGCCTGGCCTTCGTCCGCGCCGCCGACGGCGTCACGGCGCTCAACTGCAATGTGGAACTGGTCCATGATCTGGGGCGCTCCCGCGGGGACATGTGGGAGGTGGTGGTCTGGGAGGACATCCTGGATACGTGCGGAAACGAGCTCTATCTCTTCTACCAGGTCCACAACATGTCCATCGTGGTGCCGGAAAACGTGGACGCGATCCGGGCCCTCACGGGGATCCAGAAGGACGGGGCGAAGTCCATGGAGATCACGGACGGCACCATGGGCATCGTGAAGGACCTCCTCCGGTCGGGAAAGCGGGCCCTCCCGCACCCCCTGGCCTGA
- the pyrF gene encoding orotidine-5'-phosphate decarboxylase — protein MKAQLIVALDLKDRSALDRLVAALSGQPVWMKVGLEALSAFGLGIVRDLSDRGFRVFADVKYHDIPNTVGAASRVLARTGAALFNVHCSGGVAMCAAARSGAESEAATLGLPRPTVVGVTILTSLNAEDVAAVGYGGTPREAALRLARVGQAGGLDGVVCSVHEAAAVKEACGRDFLTVCPGIRPAGADLQDQKRIATPRGAVEAGADFLVVGRPVTAAPDPGAACAAILEEMGSA, from the coding sequence ATGAAGGCGCAACTGATCGTCGCGCTCGACCTGAAGGACCGGTCGGCCCTGGACCGGCTCGTGGCGGCGCTCTCGGGACAACCTGTCTGGATGAAGGTGGGGCTGGAGGCCCTCTCGGCCTTCGGCCTGGGGATCGTGAGGGACCTTTCGGACCGGGGGTTCCGGGTCTTCGCGGACGTCAAGTATCACGACATCCCGAACACGGTGGGCGCCGCCTCCCGCGTCCTGGCCCGCACGGGCGCGGCCCTGTTCAACGTCCACTGCTCGGGAGGCGTGGCCATGTGCGCGGCGGCGCGCTCCGGGGCGGAGTCCGAGGCCGCCACCCTCGGTCTTCCTCGCCCGACCGTGGTGGGCGTCACGATCCTCACGAGCCTGAACGCCGAGGACGTGGCGGCCGTGGGGTACGGGGGAACGCCACGCGAAGCGGCTCTTCGCCTGGCCCGGGTGGGTCAAGCCGGCGGGCTGGACGGCGTGGTCTGCTCGGTTCACGAGGCGGCCGCCGTGAAGGAGGCCTGCGGGCGGGATTTCCTGACGGTGTGCCCCGGGATCCGCCCCGCGGGCGCCGACCTCCAGGACCAGAAGCGCATCGCCACGCCGAGGGGGGCCGTGGAGGCCGGGGCCGACTTCCTCGTGGTCGGCCGGCCCGTCACGGCGGCTCCGGACCCGGGTGCCGCGTGCGCCGCCATTCTGGAGGAGATGGGCTCCGCCTGA
- a CDS encoding DUF6249 domain-containing protein — translation MDMSGPIVLFIIFGGSALIVAMTLFFAYKREQMKTQERLTAIEKGLSPQTPESERLALLERLGALDGGGHAGCCNQTPREREIYGGLKILIIGLGLAVALYVGVDEKVAIWGLFLAFVGLAKLAVGFIMRRPERASGPDA, via the coding sequence ATGGACATGTCAGGACCCATCGTTCTCTTCATCATCTTCGGGGGCAGCGCCCTCATCGTCGCCATGACGCTCTTTTTCGCGTACAAACGCGAGCAGATGAAGACCCAGGAGCGGCTGACGGCCATCGAAAAGGGACTCAGCCCCCAGACCCCAGAGAGCGAGCGGCTGGCCCTCCTGGAACGGTTGGGGGCCCTGGATGGAGGCGGGCATGCAGGGTGCTGCAACCAAACGCCGCGGGAGAGGGAAATTTACGGAGGCCTCAAGATCCTCATCATCGGCCTCGGGCTGGCGGTGGCCCTCTACGTGGGGGTGGACGAGAAGGTGGCCATCTGGGGGCTCTTCCTGGCCTTCGTGGGGCTGGCCAAGCTCGCCGTGGGCTTCATCATGCGCCGGCCCGAAAGGGCCTCGGGGCCCGACGCGTAA
- a CDS encoding dihydroorotate dehydrogenase has protein sequence MGVNLSVSLGALRLKNPLLLASGCCGYGLDMEPYLDLERLGGVCLKGLSVKGSEGNPPPRIWETQGGMINAIGLQNVGVEAFLRDKAPQLRSRRTAFVANFYGHSVDEYVQAARMLDGEACLSALEMNISCPNIQEGGIQFGTDPASVRRVTEACRKATSKPLWVKLSPNVADVAAVARAAEEAGADALTCINTMPAMAIDVERRAFRISNKIGGLSGPALKPVAVRVVYQASRAVRIPVVGIGGIATAADALEFLLAGAAAFQVGTALFVDPACPYAILEGIAAYCERHGIGDVADLVGAVQDGAPMPRCHE, from the coding sequence ATGGGCGTGAACCTCTCCGTCTCGCTGGGCGCCTTGCGCCTCAAGAACCCCCTCCTTCTGGCCTCAGGCTGCTGCGGGTACGGGCTCGACATGGAGCCCTACCTGGACCTGGAGCGGCTGGGAGGGGTCTGTTTGAAGGGCCTCTCCGTTAAGGGAAGCGAGGGCAACCCCCCGCCCCGGATCTGGGAAACCCAGGGAGGCATGATCAACGCCATCGGTCTCCAGAACGTGGGGGTGGAGGCCTTCCTGAGGGACAAGGCCCCCCAGCTCCGGTCCCGCCGCACGGCCTTCGTCGCGAACTTCTACGGCCACAGCGTGGACGAGTACGTGCAGGCCGCCCGGATGCTGGACGGGGAGGCTTGCCTGAGCGCCCTCGAAATGAACATCTCCTGCCCCAACATCCAGGAAGGGGGCATCCAGTTCGGGACCGACCCCGCCTCGGTCCGCCGCGTGACCGAGGCGTGCCGGAAGGCCACCTCCAAACCCCTGTGGGTGAAGCTGAGCCCCAACGTGGCCGACGTGGCGGCCGTAGCTCGGGCCGCCGAGGAGGCCGGCGCCGACGCCCTCACCTGCATCAACACCATGCCCGCCATGGCCATCGACGTGGAGCGCCGCGCCTTCCGGATCTCCAACAAGATCGGCGGCCTCTCGGGTCCGGCCCTCAAGCCCGTGGCCGTGCGCGTGGTGTACCAGGCCTCGCGAGCCGTGAGGATCCCCGTGGTGGGCATCGGCGGGATCGCCACCGCCGCCGACGCCCTCGAATTCCTCCTCGCGGGGGCCGCCGCCTTCCAGGTGGGGACGGCCCTTTTCGTGGATCCGGCGTGCCCCTACGCGATCCTGGAGGGCATCGCCGCCTATTGCGAGCGGCACGGGATCGGAGACGTCGCGGACCTCGTGGGGGCCGTCCAGGACGGCGCGCCCATGCCGAGGTGCCACGAATGA
- a CDS encoding sigma-70 family RNA polymerase sigma factor yields MERLPGEDGLVRRHLSGDPRAFDAIMRHYEPYVLGLLWRMAGERSAAEDLCQETFLKVLKGLPSFRGGSSLKTWIYRIAHNVWTDRLRARDPEETGGEEHPAYRVAADPRTPLGRVEDAQIRMALEAAMADLPRAQREALHLFYWDDLSVEEVAQALSVPEGTVKTLLFRGRRALREKVALQLGGAP; encoded by the coding sequence ATGGAGAGGCTTCCGGGGGAGGACGGGTTGGTCCGCCGCCATCTCTCGGGCGATCCCCGCGCCTTCGACGCGATCATGCGGCACTACGAACCGTACGTACTGGGACTCCTCTGGCGGATGGCGGGGGAGCGGTCCGCGGCCGAGGATCTCTGCCAGGAGACCTTCCTCAAGGTGCTCAAGGGCCTGCCCTCCTTCCGGGGCGGGAGCAGTCTCAAGACCTGGATCTACCGCATCGCCCACAACGTCTGGACGGATCGTCTGCGGGCCAGGGACCCCGAGGAGACGGGCGGGGAAGAGCACCCGGCCTACCGGGTCGCGGCGGATCCTCGCACTCCCCTCGGCCGCGTGGAGGACGCCCAGATCCGCATGGCCCTGGAGGCCGCCATGGCGGACCTTCCGCGGGCCCAGCGAGAGGCCCTTCATCTCTTCTACTGGGACGACCTCTCGGTGGAGGAAGTGGCCCAGGCCCTGTCTGTCCCCGAGGGCACCGTCAAGACCCTTCTCTTCCGCGGCCGCCGGGCCCTCCGGGAGAAGGTGGCTCTCCAACTGGGAGGCGCGCCATGA
- a CDS encoding radical SAM/SPASM domain-containing protein codes for MGWVHRLKTSYYVPMPEDGLARRIWRSATRRRAPDFPRTIQIQTVTGCNGACVFCPYPLTVESQPKGSMSQEMFERVIEEAAAHGVRRISPYLMNEPFLDPTLLDKLAFIRERAPGAKVVLTTNGSRLTPDVADRLLAMDALHSLYISFQGVEKAAYESTMRGSLVFERTLENVLGLVEKWKRKGGRSRFSIVVTMVQTNRIDAEKAVAFWRSKGVESKWTPLENRGRLIATAQELAPPGRPLRPYAHCTRLFKQAYLLFNGDLVLCCTDYTRKMVLGNIQNSTLRDVWNSPKAWTIRRLYSEGRLDQLPLCEGCEIG; via the coding sequence GTGGGTTGGGTCCATAGGCTGAAAACCTCCTACTACGTGCCCATGCCCGAGGACGGGCTGGCCCGGAGGATCTGGAGGTCGGCCACGCGGCGGCGGGCGCCCGATTTTCCCCGGACGATCCAGATCCAGACCGTGACCGGCTGCAACGGGGCCTGCGTCTTCTGTCCCTACCCCCTCACCGTGGAGAGCCAGCCCAAGGGGTCCATGTCGCAGGAGATGTTTGAGCGGGTCATCGAGGAGGCCGCGGCCCACGGGGTCCGGCGGATTTCGCCTTACCTCATGAACGAACCCTTCCTCGATCCGACCCTCCTGGACAAGCTCGCCTTCATCCGTGAACGGGCCCCCGGCGCCAAGGTGGTCCTCACGACCAACGGCAGCCGCCTCACGCCCGACGTGGCCGACCGACTTCTGGCCATGGACGCCCTGCACTCCCTCTACATCTCCTTCCAGGGCGTGGAGAAGGCGGCGTACGAGTCCACCATGCGAGGGAGCCTGGTCTTCGAAAGGACGCTCGAGAACGTCCTGGGCCTGGTGGAGAAGTGGAAGCGAAAGGGCGGCCGCTCCCGCTTCTCCATCGTGGTGACCATGGTGCAGACCAACCGCATCGATGCGGAGAAAGCCGTCGCCTTCTGGAGGTCCAAAGGAGTGGAAAGCAAATGGACGCCTCTGGAGAACCGGGGGCGCCTCATCGCCACCGCCCAGGAACTCGCCCCCCCGGGCCGCCCTCTCCGGCCGTACGCCCACTGCACGCGCCTGTTCAAGCAGGCGTACCTGCTTTTCAACGGGGACCTGGTCCTCTGCTGCACCGATTACACCCGCAAGATGGTTCTTGGCAACATCCAGAACTCCACCCTCCGCGACGTCTGGAACTCCCCCAAGGCGTGGACCATCCGCAGGCTCTACTCGGAAGGCCGGCTCGATCAGCTCCCCCTCTGCGAAGGTTGCGAGATCGGGTGA